Below is a genomic region from Leptolyngbya boryana PCC 6306.
TCTGTGCTGACAAATGAAGGCTTTGCTCACTTCAATGCTGGAGATGCTGCTACAGCCCTGAAGACTTGGAAGAGAGCCGCTGAACTATATCATCAGCAAGGTTCTCAAGATGGGCAACTTGGAAACTTAGTGAATCAAAGTTTGGCAATGCGATCGCTCGGTCAATTCCCACAAGCCTGTCAAGTCCTCGCAAGAGATGTGCTGAAATTGTCTGATTCGCTTTGCTTCAAACAGCTTTATCGCTCCAATACCTCAGCACAAGAATTTACTACCGTAATTACGCAACTTCAGTTCACTCCAATCAGTCAGTTAGCCCTCTATCATCTGAGTGAAATGCTCCGGCTCATTGGTGACTTTCCCAATGCAAAGGTCGCGCTTGAAACCTTACTCAAACAAACTTCAAAGCAACCATCGATTCAAGAAATCTATCTCAGCTTTGGGAATCTTGAATGTGCTTCTTTTCTTCAACTTCGCGCTAAATTAGCTCGCTCTGCTGCCTTTGATGAATTTGGCACTATTTTGATTCAACTTTGCAATCAAGTAGAAAAAGCGCTTCAGTACTATCAATTGGCTGCTCGTACTGATGTAACTCGCGAGATTGCACAACTGAACGAATTAAGCTTTCTTGCCAATTTAACAAAATGGCTTCAAACCCAACAGAGCCATGACTTACCAGAATTGCAGAAACTTGCTCAAACAGTTACAGAACGGCGTAAGGTACTTTTGCCGATCGTATTACAATCTGACTTTACAGAGCTTTCAGAAATTGATCGAATCTATGCCCGACTAAATTTAGTCAATAGCTTGCTTGAATTTTCAGAGGAAAAAACTGCACAATCATTTGCGAACGCTATATGGAGCGAAGCGACCGCAGCCCTTCAGGCATCTCAATACCTACAAAATCAACGTGCAATCTCTTTTAGTCTGGGTGCTTTGGGACGGATATCAGCTAAATCTAAGAACTTTAGTACAGCACAAACTCAACTGATAGAAGCAATGGCGATCGCACAATCAATCTCAGCCTGGGATGTAGCGTATCAATGGCAGAAAGAGTTGGCTCTCATTGCCAAGCAGCAAGACAATATTCAATCTGCGCTGAAATACTATGGTGCTGCGATCGACAGCCTAGATCAAGTACGGGGAAATTTACTGTCGATTACTCCAGATCTGCAATTTTCCTTTCAGGATCAGGTAGAACCAATTTATCGTGATTTCATGGCGTTGTTGGTCAGCCAACCCAATCCAAACTTGCGGCGTGTCATTCAAACCTATGAGCGCTTGAAGTTAGCGGAACTTGAGAATTTCTTACAGTGTGGCAAACTTGAACTTATGCCTCTTTCTCAAAAATCTCCAACATCAAAATCAACGTTGTTCTATATTCTCGATCTCGATCAAACCGTTGGTGTGATTGTTCAAACCGAAAATCAGATGAAGTACTATACTGCAAATGCGGAAACTGTTAGAAACAGCGTAGATGGGCTTATCTTCAATCTGCAAAATGCGGTGCAAGATACTGAACTCAAACTGCCAAGTGAATCAGTTCTCAGAAGCTACAGTGAGCCTCTATATCGGCAATTGATCGCACCTGCTGAGCAAGCAAAATTGGTCGATGAGAAGTCTTCGTTAGTTTTTATCATGGACACTGCTTTTCAGGGAATTCCGCTCGGATTACTGCATGATGGAACAGATTATCTAATTGCCCATTATCCAATGTCTTTGTCGATCGGCTCTCATCTTCGAGCCACACCGCATAGAGACAATAAGTTAACTGCCTTGGTTGCAGCACTCAGCCAACCTAGCCCTAGCTTTCAAGATCCGCGAGTGCGATCGCTAAAACTTCCTCTCTCTAATGTCGAATCCGAAGTACAAGCAATCCAAGCTATTTTGCCAGTAACAAAGCTATTAAACGAGCGGTTTACTCTAGCAAAGTTTCAGTCCGATCTCAGCAAGTCGTCCTATAACATCGTTCACATTGCAACTCACGGACAGTTTAGCTCATCCCCTGATGAAACATTTCTGATCGGATGGGATCAGTTAATTACTGCACCGCAGTTTAGTAGTTTACTCAAATCAAGGTTTCAGCCGAACGCAGGTCTTGATCTTCTGGTTCTCAGTGCTTGTCAAACTGCGCAGGGGGATAAACGCTCTCCTTTAGGATTGGCTGGAATTGCAGCCCAATCAGGTGCAAAAACAACGCTGGCAAGCCTATGGCTAATCGATGATACCGCAACCGCTATATTCATTCGGCATTTCTATGAAAATCTGAAATCAGGACAAACCGCCGAAATCGCACTTCAGCAAGCTCAGATGAAACTCCGTCAAACTTCAGCCTACTCAAATCCTTATTTTTGGTCAGCTTTTGTACTAATTGGAGCAGCCTGATTAGGAGAAAGCACGTTCAAGGTCTGCTCCCCGCTCAGAATCATCTGGTTCCCTCGATATGCACTGATAATGACGCGATAGGCGCTTCCAGGTTTAAGCGATGGCTGATTTGTTGGATAGCTGAGTTGGGTCCGCGTTGTTGCCTTGCTCCATGCCACATTTCCAAGTATCCGAACTTGATAACTCGTCGCGCTAGGAATTTCTTGCCAGCTAAATTCAGGACGAAGATTAGTAATATTGCTGTCAGGTTCTGTGATTTTTAATCGAGCCGTAATGCTCCCACGCGGACGAACACAGAATGTTAGATTGTTTCCACACGCTTGAGGTTTGTCTTCTTGAGAAATGCCACATCCAGTCGGCGCAATTTGCCCATTCCATAGCTCTACAACTTTCCCTGTTGCAAAGCAGAGCACGAGAAGCGATCGTGCCTCTCGCAGTTCGATTTTGTCTCCAACACAAAGCACATCCCCAGGCTTGAAGCGTTGATCACTCTTTGTGAGAACGTAAGCGATCGGAACACATTGCCGAGGCGCAGAATATGCAGCAGAGAGGAAACTAGCGCTCGCGTTACTGACCAAGCACCCTATCAGCAGAATCTTTAGATTGACAAAACGAATCACGATATTCTTTCATTCAACGACTTCAACCTGAGTAGTGGCAGATGCTTTCGAGAACCGTACCGCAATACGAACACGATTAAATCTATAGTAATCAATACTCTCGATTCTGAGGCGTAGAAAGGAATAAAGATTACTATTACTGCACGAAGTTAGAAGCCTCGTTTTGCAAGCTGAATTCGCCACTCTTTAACTTCCGGAAGTGGGGATTTCGTGGCTGAAAACAGGCATGTCTTGACTTCAGCATCCGACTCAAGCTTTCTAGCTTGTTTCACGAATGCCAGTAAACAATAAGTATCAATTCGTGAACCATCCAGCGATAAAGCACGCTCTAGTGCCGTCTGTGCTTCTTCAAAACGATTTAATCTAAATAATGCCCATCCTAGATTTTTGTGCAGAGATGATAAAGTCTGCTCTGCTTGGGTCAGTTGAATGACAGATTGCACGAGCGAAACTGCTTCTATATATTGCTGCTGTCGATTCTTTAATCTTGCGAGGTTATTGATTGCCTGAGCTTTGGTTTCTGGTGAACCGTTTGCGGCTTTCATGTATTGGGCTGATGCTAAATCGTAGCGTTCTTGTCGATCGTAAATTGATCCCAAATTGTAGTAAGCCTCCCAGTAGTCCGGTGAAAGCGCGATCGCACGAGTGTAATGTGCGATCGCACACTCATCATCTCCCAAGTAATAGCAAGACAACGCCAAATTATTATGGGCAATGGCTGAACGATCGTTCCATTTCAGCGCGATTTCAAAATCAGTCCGAGCAGATTGATACTGTTCTGTTCGGAGGTTTTCGGCTCCTTTTCGGAGATAGTCATTCGATATCCAGAGGCTGACTCCCCAACCAATTCCAAACACCAGCGAAGCAGAAATACTGGCGATCGACACTTTAAACCACCAAGAATTAATCCTCCGACTCACTCGAATCTGTTGAGGTAACTTCTCAGTGAGGTAAGTATAGATTTCAGTTGTAGATTGCGGTCGCTGGTAAGGTGACGCTGACATCATTGCATCTAACCAATCAGCAAAAGGTTTTGAAACTTGAGGGGCATGATGTCGCCAACGCAATTGATTCGTTTGTGAATCGATCAGATCGATAGGATTTCTTCCAGTAAGCAAACTCACCCAACTTCGCCCCAAAGCATAGAAATCGGAAGTCATCGTTGCTTGTCCATTCACTTGCTCTGGAGGTGAATAACCTGGCGAAGTGATGATCGTCGGATGATTAGATGAGATCGCATCTGTCTGCCCAAGTTCTCGCACTCCACCAAAATCGATCAAAGCTAGCTCACCATTAGGTTGTAGGATCAGGTTTGAAAGCTTAAGATCACGATGAATTAGATTGTGAGAATGTAAATAAGTCAAAACGCCTGGAAGGTCTTGTAAATTTTCAGGCGCGCATAACTGCCGCATCCATTTTAGTGCAATCGATTCAGAAGTTCTTCCGTTTTGGGCAACCCACTGCTCTAGTGTTTCACCCTTTATCTTCTCTAGTACTAAGCAATGCAGCGATCGCCCAGCAGGTGTATTGACAACAAAGTAATCATTGATATCCACTTTAGGGATATTTGGATGATCTAGCCAAGAAAGAACAGCGTATTCTCGTTCAAAAAGCTCTAGCTGTTTTGCGTCTGTTGTTTCAAGAACTTTTAGAATTTTTTGTTCATCTTGATCAAGTACATTGACCTTGAACACCTCGGTTTGAGGTGTTTGGGTAATCCGTTGAATAACTTGATATTTTGATTCGAGAATTAATAATGTTCCACAAGCTGGACAGTAATCTCTGATCGCTCCAGACTGTTGGCGCTCCGGACAAGCAGGGTTGATACAGTACACACAAAATAAGGCAATAAAATCGCACTATGTGATACTAGCTGATTTAGGGTGAATGCGCCAAGATAATCTTTCTGACAACTGGAGCTAAATTAAAAACAAACTCAGTTTCACTATCAGATTCAATCTCTCGTCGCTCCACTAAACAAAGTTCGACAAGACGAGTTAGAGACTTAATCAGGGTTGATCGTGATTTCACAACACCATATAGTTCAGAGAGTTGAACAGGCGCATTTTGAGTCGCGAGATCAAGCAACACAATGCGATCGCTCTCGCTCAATTGGTGAATTTGCTCCAAATACAATCTAGATGCCTCATCTGGGACAATGATCGTGCCGCATCGTAGGAAGTGACGGACTTTGCCTCCAAAACAAGTCTGAATATACCGACTAATTTGCATTAATAGTCCAGGATTACCCTGATACATTTCAATCAATGCATTCCAGCTTGACTGATCTTTCAGTTGGTGACTGGCTAAAATCTTTTCAGCCGCTTCAGATGCAAGCCCTGAGAGCATCATTTCCTGTGCAGAGCGCTTAGAATGGCTGAGTCGAACAATCTGGTTAAATCGTTGCCGACTGAGCAATAATAAACAACTCTGGTGATGTTGCTCGGCAATGTAGCGGATGAATTGATTGTAATCTTGCAAATCACCGTAAGTATTGAGGGCTGAGATTGCGGTCGTTTGAATAATAGATTCAGCGCTATCTAGCACAATTAAGCATCGCTGTTGCTGAAGTAGCGTCATCAGGAAATTAAGTTTTTCAGCAAATGATGTGAATAGTTTTGATGGAGTTTGGTGAAATGCACGAATGAGATCATCTACAAGTAACTCTGGAGTTGGTGCGTGGATAAGCGATCGCCAAATCACCGCATCAAACTGATTTTGTCCAAACGACTGCACCCAATGGGACGCGAGCGATGTTTTTCCGACTCCAATCGCTCCAACTAGCGATACACACTGGTAATTTGAAAGTAAATCTGATAACTCTGCAAGTTCGGTATTGCGTCCATAAATCTGTGCGAGAGTGTCTGCGTGCTGAACTGCGATCGTATCTGATGATTCAAGCTTAAGCTGCACTCTAATCTGATTCGCATCAGTATCTCCAGATAAGTTAAATTGTTCGGCAAGATAATTGATAAACCTTTCAAAGCTGGATTTATTAATAGGTTGACTAAAGACATTCTGAAAAGCGTTGGATAAGTCTTGCCACAGTCGAGGGCCAACTTGTCCGCGCAAATAGTTTTTACTATATCCACGAGCTTGAGCAATCTCCTCATATCCCAGACTAAAATCATGTAATAGTGCATTAGTCAGAGCAAATTCAGCATCTTCAAAGTTCCTGTCTAGCACGACTTCTAGCGCATTGATCAGGAACTGAATTTCTTGGTCTGTATATCGTTCTATACTGACTTGCTGACGCATCATTACGATCGCTTGCCTCTAGCTCATCACAATAAACCTGCTTACTCTTGAGCAAATCATAGACTTTTGCTGAAGCAGAAGAACCTAGCGATAAGAAAAACTCTATTTAGAGCAATTTATAAAAAAGTCCAACCCGTCGGATTTTTTTATAAATTGTTTGATAAAAAGTCGTTCTAGCCTTCATTCTAGCGGCGATACTGAACAAAGCGTAGATTTTTTCAAATTTATAGAGTCAAATTTCTTCAACTTGATATGATTACTAAAAAGTCACCTGACTTCTTAGATAGTGCTGCTCAATCTGTTACTTCCCGGACTTGCAATTAAGTCATTCGGCTGCTGATCAAACTTCAAGCAGTCAAACATAGAACTATGTCAGATGGAATCACGACAATCCTAAAGCCTCCTACACCTGAGACTCCAGAAACACCTGAACAGGATAAACTTGCTGAAATTGCTGTCAGAATTCGCCATCGTGTTGGGCGAATGCTAATCGATATTTACGAGATAGGCAAAGAATTGATTGCGGCTCGTGAGTTTTTTAACGGACGTGGGAAAACGAAAGACTGTATTGAGTGGGCAGTGAATGAGACAGGACTGAAACGCACAACGCTGTATGCAGCAATGGCAACTGCAAAAGCTTTTCAACCATTTGAATCTACGAACTCAAAGATTTTCTTTGAATCGATCGATGTCCGTATCCTCAATCAAATCTCCTCTACGAATGCGCCAAAATCTGCTCGCGAAGAATTTGTCATGCGGATTCTGAATGGAGAAGAACTCACCCAAGAAGCGGTTGGTGAAATTATCTCCAAGCATCGAAGAGCGATCGCAGTTGAAGCGGATGAAAAGTTCATGGCTCAGCGGAATTTGATAGAGCCGTGGGGTGAGTTAAAACGGCTAGAAGATCCAGAGGAAGAACATCCATTTTTCTTAGTTGATCGGGACGGTGTAGCGCACTGGTTTCGGAACTATAGTGATATCAATAAACAATACACCGAATGGAAAGCTCATCGGCTTGAATCGCAATTTGAACAAGTGGTCGAGTTACTCCAGCCACATTGGTCAGTGAAGCTTGCGCCAGCCCGAAAACGGCCAGAGCGAGTTGTGGTTGATAGTCAAATTCCTGGAGTGAATAAGCAATTTACGATCGCGTCTCCAGCTTCCTTAATGCGGTGGTGGGATCAAGAAGGAAGAGCAAAAACCGAGCGACTGGTTGCAAATAATCCTCGAACGATCGCAGCAACTTCCACAGAGTTACTGACTCAATTAAATCTCGAAAAAGCAACTTGCCGAGATTGTAGATGGCACGACTCTCAACATGAAGGTAATCAATATGGAGCCTGGTGCGGATTTTATAGAGATACACTGAGTTTCGATCGCATTCATGAAATGCCTCTGCGTTGTAATCAGTATCGGCACGAAAGCAATACTGATCCCCTTCCACTTGTCCGTACAGAACTTCCAGGTGAAACTTTAATTCTTCCCATTCCACAGCGACCTCCTACGAAAGTTGCTGTTATCCCACCCAATCTACTATCAGATTCACAGACTCAAAGTTCTGCTTTTGGCGAAGAGCAAGATTCGGTAGCGATGCCTATTCAGCTTGATCTGGACTATTGGCTTCAGCAGATCGAAGCGCTGCCAGATGAAACGCTGCAAGTTTTGGAGGAGCAACTTGAACAGATTACTGCCGCGATCGCTCGTCGTAAGCAGACCTCTCGATGTCAATAACGAATCAATCAGTCACCCTAGTTCATTCGTAATGGTTATGCACTCGATTAGTAACCTGATCACAGACCGGGCAGTGAACCGTCTGCTGAATCGGATCGATAAACACCTGAACTTTCCGATGTTCTAAGTTCAGCTTATAACTCTGTAATTGTAATTGATTCATGGTGCTCAAGTAGTAATGGTACTTGCCTCTAGAAATCTCAACCCCCTTTGATTAACTACTGCCTAAGATAGATGACAGTAAGTGCCCAATTAGTATGAATAGCGGGACTACTTCTTTATTTCAGCGAAATATTTAATACCATTTCGCTTCAAAGGCTAATTTAGTGCCTAAGTTTGGTGGTGAGCACTCATTGTTTAAGAGATAGCGTTGAGTTGCCATAATGCTAAATATCGATTTAGCCTTGTATAAGTAAACGGTTGCTTATGCTTGAGTTGCCGATTGATTGGCAATAAGATTTATATGCAGAACGAGGAACAGTTCGATCGCTTCCAATCTCCTGCCCACTCCTATTCACCGTCTGACAAGCGGAACCCGCTTGCTCAAGCTAAGCGATCCAAGCGAGTTTTTAGTGGAGCAACTCGGTAGTGCCCTGAAGGAAAGGATGAGAATTAAAATGAAAAAGATGCTCAGACTACCCAAAATCATGGAAGCACTTCATCCTTGCCCAAGCTGTGGGTCAGAAGCGGTCAGCCGCAATGGTCATACTCGACATGGCAAGCAGAACTATAAATGTCGAGACTGTGGACGGCAGTTTGTGCTTGACCCGCAATGGCAGGCATTGAGTGAAGAGCAACAAGGATTGATTGAGCGAATGCTGCTAGAGCGAATCTCATTAGCTGGAATTGCTCGAGTACTCCAACGTTCAGAAGACTGCATTCAACGCTACGTGAACCGCAAAGCCAATCAAGTCAAGCAACAGGTGGAGGTGAGTGCCAAGCCAAAAAAGCGCCTGAGCGTTCAGATGGATGAGTTGTGGTCATTTGTCGATGACAAAGGCAATCCACAATGGGTCTGGATCGCCTTAGATGCAACTACTCGTGAGATTGTCGGCTTGTACATTGGAGACCGCAGTGGTGCATCCGCAAGTGCGCTGTGGCAGTCGTTGCCTCCAATCTATCGCCAATGTGCGGTGATCTACACCGNNNNNNNNNNNNNNNNNNNNNNNNNNNNNNNNNNNNNNNNNNNNNNNNNNNNNNNNNNNNNNNNNNNNNNNNNNNNNNNNNNNNNNNNNNNNNNNNNNNNCAGTTGTGCTGCTAATCGCTTCGTTCGTCTTGCCCACGGAGCCATCACGCCCGCGATCCGTTCCGTGAAGATTTTGCGATCGCACCTTTCTTGATCACAGAAGAACTTGCCGACCGTCAGCTTGATCACGATTTGATAATTTGCCCACGGTAAGTCTGCCAGCGTCCGTTCATAGAAACTATGCACTCGATAGGAAGCTTGATTGCACACTGGGCAATAGACTGTTTGCTGCACCGATTCCATCAACACTCGAATCTGTTGTTGTTCTACATCAAGTTCGTAATTCTGAAATTGTAGGTGTTCTGGGCTAGGAAGCAGTTGGGTTAAGAGTTCCACCATCTTGCCGATGCGATTTATCACCATTCTGACAAATTTTCACCAAAACCTGCGGTGAACCCGAAGTTGTGCAAATACGCACTACCTGGCTTCCCGTGTTGTTGAGGCGAAGGACATGAAGAATGGATTCAACCGCTGATGTAACTACTCAGGCTGAAGCACCGTTGGCATTGTCGGGTTGCCCAAGAAAACTTGCTTGAGTGCTTCGAGGACATTCAACCCTTGCTTTTTGAGCGTGGAGATATAGCCGCGAATCCGCCCAAACATCTGTGCGCCCTCAACGGAGCGAAATCCACCCGATATCTTTTGCTTCAATTTCATCATGCGAAGGTCGCGCTCGGCTTGATTGTTATCAAAGGGAACGCGGAAGTCCAGCATAAATGCTAACACCTGCGCTTGGTGCTGCTGTAAGCGGTCGAGTAAGTTCTTTGCGGGCGATTTTTGGGTCGTCCTCGCGATTTTGCGTCATCAAGCGGCGGGTCATTGATGCGATTGAGAGACAATCCCGCCTCAATCAGCAGCACATAGCGTTCTTCAAACCACTGNNNNNNNNNNNNNNNNNNNNNNNNNNNNNNNNNNNNNNNNNNNNNNNNNNNNNNNNNNNNNNNNNNNNNNNNNNNNNNNNNNNNNNNNNNNNNNNNNNNNTTGGCGACTCTCCCACGATTCCACTTCGACTGCTCTCAACGAGATGCCACAAACTTCACAAGTCTCAACCGGGTGAACCATCACAGCATCTACCTCTTCTGACCACTCTAAGGTCGCTCCTGGATGCCCGCTTTGCCCCCCACTGGAGCGCTCACTTTTGCGCCGTTGGCTTCTCGGTTTCGGCGCAAACCCATCTCCCGATGGTGGTTTACTACTATTGCGGCTATTTTTCGCATGTTGATTCTCCAAAGCTTCTATCCGTTCTTCTAGTCCAGCAATCCGTTGCAATAACCCCTCAACCAGAGCAATGACTGCATCTTCGCCTTGGGCATAGATCGCTCGGATTTCGTCGCGACTCATTGCCAGATTTTTAGGAGTAGGGTCGCTCAAGAGGATGCCCTCACGACAACTTTGAATAGTTTGAACCTTACTGTTATTTGCGTACTTGCCTACAATTCCTTACGATCTTTTAACCTGAGTAGTTACCCGCTGATTTGCGATTGAATCGGATGCATTGCGTGCAACAAGCTGGAAGTTAAGCGACCCCTGGCTCAGAACAACTCGGGGATAGCTCGGATGATTTGCGTTTAGAGGTTCGTTTTTTGACCATTGGATAGCGAGGACGCGGAGTCGGTCGCTCACCCTGGGTTCGTCCTGGAGACTTTCCACGGGGTTTGGGGGCAGGAGCCGGAGTGCCAATGACCGCCAAAATACTAGCGAAGGCTTGAGCGACGCGCCCTGGAGCTAAGTTGTCCTAGGGCGATTGCCAGGGCAAGGGTTGGTCAACACCCTCGGCTCGGGCCCACCACAACTGCCAACTGAGCAACGGCATCAGGGCACTCCAGCGGTCGATCGCCTGCACCGAGGTGAACTGTGGATGGGTCAAATATAATCGCTGTTTAGCAAAACCATACCAATGTTCCAGACTAAATCGGGGTAGTCCTAAACAGGTAAGGATAAAATGAAAGCTGATGTTTAGATTCTCCTGGTGTCGCAGTCATGCTTTCTTGTCCAAGTTGCGAGTCAAAACACACGGTCAAAAATGGCAGAATCCATAACGGCAAACAAAACTATCGCTGTCGGGACTGTGGACGACAGTTCGTGCAAGACCCGCAGAACAAACTGATTGACTAGGCGACTAAAGACTTGATTGATAAGTTGCTGTTAGAGCGGTTGTCATTGGCAGGAATTGCGCGAGTCACCGGGGTTTCTGAGCTATGGCTGCAACGCTACGTGAACGCCAAATATGCTGCTGTGTCACGACGGGTGAGCGTGAGCGCGAAAAAAAGGGGCGATTAACGATCCAGTGCGACGAGTTGTGGTCGTTCGTTGACCACAAAGGAAACAAGCAGTGGGTGTGGTTAGCGATAGATGCAAAGACACGGGAAATTGTGGGGGTGCATATCGGAAACCGTTCAGAAGCGGGAGCCACAGCCTTGTGGCAATCTTTGCCTCCCGTCTACCGACAATGTGCCATCTGCTATACCGACTTCTGGGCAGCTTATGCAGCAGTTTTCCCCAGTAAACGGCATCGGGCGGTTGGCAAGGAGAGTGGTTTGACTAACCGGATTGAACGACTCAACTGCACCCTGCGTCAAAGAATCTCTCGGTTGGTGCGAAAAACCTTGTCCTTCTCCAAGAAGGTGGACAATCACATTGGAGCGATCTGGTACTTCATTCATCACTACAATGCATCCTTACCTGTTTAGGACTACCAGCGTCCGCTTTAGCTACCAACACTGTCAGGATTGTCCCACTCGAGCTGAGTGTACAACCACCAAATCGCGGCAGGGGCGCGCCCTCAACTTGCTGCCTCAAGCTCAGCACGAGGCGTTGCAAGCCGCTCGGCAAGCCCAAACCATGCTGGAGTTCCAGAAGCAGTATGCGCGACGAGCAGGGCTAGAGGGCACGATCTCTCAGGGGACTCGTGCCTTTGACTTACGTCGCTCTCGCTATATTGGACTGGCGAAAACTCACTTACAGGAGGTTGCTACGGCGACTGCCATGAACGTTGTTCGCCTCTGGTATTGGTGGACTGGAATCCCGAAAGCGCAAACCCGCACCTCTCGATTCGCAGCACTTAATCCTGCGATCTCATAATTCGCCAACAGTATCCTTCAGTGGGAGACTTTAGTTGCTACACACCTCCCGATGGCTGAAATAGGCGAACGTGATAGGTTTGAGAGAAAAACTATCATGAGTGACCAACGCCGAGGCAGCCATACGGTAACCCGATTGACAGTGCATCTGGTCTGGGTGACAAAGTATCGATATCCAGTTCTCAAAGGCGAGATTCAGAAACGGTGTCGAGAATTGATTATCCAGATTTGTGATGCTGAAGATGTAAAGATCCTCAAGGGTGTGGTGAGTAAGGATCATGTGCATATGCACATTGAGTATCCACCCTCAAAATCTATTAGTGATCTCGTGAGGCGGATCAAGGGTCGCACGTCACGATTGCTACAGCAGGAATATCCAGAATTGGAGAAGCGGTATTGGGGGAAGCATTTTTGGGCGATTGGGTACGGAGCTTGGAGTACTGGGAACTTAACGGAGGAGTTAGTGCAAGAGTATTTAGAACATCATCGAAATCCATCAAATCAGGACAACGACAATTTCTTGCTGGAATGAGTTCACTTGGGCTTTCAGCCCTGAAGGAACCATTGTGCTGACGCACAATGGGCGGGTTTGGGTAGACAGTGAGGGAGAAGGGCAAGGTGCAACGTTTAGGGTGCGATTGCCAGTGTTACTGACAGAGAATCAACTGCCTGACCACCTGCCTCAAGCAAGCAGACCGCTGGAAGCAGAGCCACTAATTGGATTAAAAATTTTAGCGATCGACAATGATCCAACGATGCTAACCTTTGTCAGTGTTGCATTGAGACAAGCAGGCGCAGAGGTGATTGAGGCAGAATCCGCGATCGCAGCCCTAGAAGCGTTACAACACTACCAACCTGATCTGGTCATTAGTGGTATCGGAATGCCCGAATATGATGGCTACACCCTGATTCGACATCTTCGCTCTTCAGATTGTGATTGTTCACCTGCTTTGAGTCGTCACAAGTATGCAGGCAAAGACTTCAAAATCCCGGATGATGAATCTGTGGAATGTCCCGCTGGGCATCGTATGTACCGCCGTGAAATTCGCTATACACGCCGGGGCGATATGCAAATGCTGTTTAGTATGAATCCGCGCATTTGTGCGAGCTGTCCCGTAAAGCAACATTGTCTGTCCAATGATTCCAAGAACACCAATGGCAGACAAATTTCTGTGATGTGAACAAAGCTGCCTCCGGTTCCGACGGTTGCATTGGAACCTGAGATTACAATTATTGCTCAAGCTCCGA
It encodes:
- a CDS encoding DUF6444 domain-containing protein, which encodes MSDPTPKNLAMSRDEIRAIYAQGEDAVIALVEGLLQRIAGLEERIEALENQHAKNSRNSSKPPSGDGFAPKPRSQRRKSERSSGGQSGHPGATLEWSEEVDAVMVHPVETCEVCGISLRAVEVESWESRQ
- a CDS encoding transposase, with protein sequence MHPYLFRTTSVRFSYQHCQDCPTRAECTTTKSRQGRALNLLPQAQHEALQAARQAQTMLEFQKQYARRAGLEGTISQGTRAFDLRRSRYIGLAKTHLQEVATATAMNVVRLWYWWTGIPKAQTRTSRFAALNPAIS
- the tnpA gene encoding IS200/IS605 family transposase, encoding MSDQRRGSHTVTRLTVHLVWVTKYRYPVLKGEIQKRCRELIIQICDAEDVKILKGVVSKDHVHMHIEYPPSKSISDLVRRIKGRTSRLLQQEYPELEKRYWGKHFWAIGYGAWSTGNLTEELVQEYLEHHRNPSNQDNDNFLLE
- a CDS encoding response regulator; this encodes MLTHNGRVWVDSEGEGQGATFRVRLPVLLTENQLPDHLPQASRPLEAEPLIGLKILAIDNDPTMLTFVSVALRQAGAEVIEAESAIAALEALQHYQPDLVISGIGMPEYDGYTLIRHLRSSDCDCSPALSRHKYAGKDFKIPDDESVECPAGHRMYRREIRYTRRGDMQMLFSMNPRICASCPVKQHCLSNDSKNTNGRQISVM